From one Lycium ferocissimum isolate CSIRO_LF1 chromosome 7, AGI_CSIRO_Lferr_CH_V1, whole genome shotgun sequence genomic stretch:
- the LOC132061818 gene encoding cytochrome c-type biogenesis protein CcmE homolog, mitochondrial-like, with protein sequence MASKLSSRLASRLASHILHSPKSHHPLISLVHKSQPGPPIYTLHSLSTLSRPARSHRSARPDIATKARQLQTRRLWTYAITFSCIAGFIVIVLNQFQDQLVFYLTPTDALLKHSQNPTKSKFRLGGLVLENSLTSIPNSPEMEFVITDLITDILVKYDGSLPDLFREGHSVVVEGFIKPFTEEMREKERGVLSERKLEVTGKARSGDCYFAASEVLAKHDEKYMPAEVAAALEKNKKLLSEMEGNVDEGDGAATARA encoded by the coding sequence ATGGCTTCGAAACTCTCTTCTCGTTTAGCTTCTCGTCTTGCTTCCCATATCCTGCATTCCCCCAAATCTCACCACCCTTTAATTTCCCTTGTCCACAAATCCCAGCCCGGCCCGCCCATCTACACCCTCCATTCCTTATCCACACTCTCCCGGCCCGCCCGTTCCCACCGTTCAGCCCGGCCGGATATCGCAACCAAAGCCCGTCAACTCCAAACTCGCCGCTTATGGACTTACGCTATCACCTTCAGTTGCATAGCTGGTTTCATAGTAATAGTCCTTAACCAATTCCAAGACCAGCTCGTATTCTACTTAACCCCAACAGATGCCTTACTAAAACACTCCCAAAACCCTACAAAATCCAAGTTCCGTCTCGGTGGATTAGTACTCGAAAACAGCTTAACATCAATACCCAATTCACCTGAAATGGAATTTGTTATTACCGATTTGATTACTGATATTTTGGTTAAGTATGATGGGTCGTTGCCCGATTTGTTCCGGGAAGGGCATTCGGTTGTAGTGGAAGGGTTTATAAAGCCTTTTACGGAGGAAATgagggagaaagagagaggggttTTGAGTGAGAGGAAGTTAGAGGTTACGGGGAAAGCCAGAAGTGGGGATTGTTATTTTGCGGCGAGTGAAGTGTTGGCGAAACACGATGAGAAGTATATGCCGGCTGAAGTTGCAGCTGCACTTGAAAAGAATAAGAAGTTGCTTAGTGAGATGGAAGGGAATGTGGATGAGGGTGATGGTGCTGCTACAGCGAGAGCATAA
- the LOC132062422 gene encoding uncharacterized protein LOC132062422 codes for MNWWYLMRTLKWDPWFDPDEETTIAIAWISFPYLPPNYFVKEAVFSLASAVGKPLQVDMATKNQTRPSCARVKVEMDLLSDFPQRINIGMKKKDTGDIIDKWIKINYDHFPKYCKRCKLQGHNENDCSIIHPKLYPKEEEEETQKEQGVAVKESQSKKITDGKAEGKVEKSSKIPGAENDNAAAKGKHEGKKNQERRYRGGYNRPVQGWKAKEDQHIVDNS; via the coding sequence ATGAATTGGTGGTATCTGATGAGAACACTGAAGTGGGATCCATGGTTTGATCCTGATGAAGAAACTACAATAGCAATTGCATGGATCTCTTTTCCTTATCTACCACCCAATTATTTTGTTAAGGAAGCAGTTTTTTCATTGGCTTCAGCAGTTGGTAAACCACTACAAGTTGACATGGCCACAAAAAATCAGACTAGACCAAGCTGCGCAAGGGTGAAGGTGGAAATGGATTTACTTAGTGATTTCCCTCAGAGAATCAATATTGgcatgaaaaagaaagatactGGTGACATTATTGATAAATGGATTAAGATAAATTATGATCATTTCCCTAAGTATTGCAAAAGATGTAAGTTACAAGGTCACAATGAAAATGATTGTTCCATTATTCATCCTAAACTGTACcccaaagaagaagaagaagaaactcaGAAAGAGCAAGGTGTTGCTGTAAAAGAAAGTCAATCTAAAAAGATTACTGATGGTAAGGCTGAAGGCAAAGTGGAAAAAAGTAGTAAAATCCCTGGTGCTGAAAATGATAACGCTGCTGCTAAAGGAAAACATGAAGGGAAGAAGAATCAGGAGAGAAGATATAGGGGTGGCTACAATAGGCCAGTTCAAGGATGGAAAGCTAAGGAAGATCAACACATAGTTGATAATTCCTAA